The genomic DNA TCGGCCTCACCATGACCCTGGTGTGGATCTACCTGGAGATGCTGCGTCTGTTCTCCATCCTCAGCGGCGACGACTGACAGCCGCAGCCCCGCACGACGGAACGGCCCGCAGGCATACCGCCTGCGGGCCGTTCCGCTTGTCCGGATCTCGTACGCCTAAAGCAGCTTCCGCGCCGCCCGCCTCAGGTCGTACTCGTGGATGAGTGCCTTCGCGTGTCCATAGGCGAGGTCGTGTTCGCTCCGCAGCCAGCTGACCTTCTCGTCGAACCGGAGGGCGGGGCCTTCGTCGACGGTGCGGAGCCAGTCGGAGATTTCACGACCGGTGCAGCGGGGGATTCGGGAGAGCAGATTGCGATGGGTCTCTTCGGAGAAGACATGGTTCATCGGCGCCTCCGACGCATTGCGCGTTGCTGGTCCTTCCCGACACCGTGCCTGAGCGTTGGCCCGTTGGCAACCATCACGGACCGGCGCGTAGGGTCACTGGGTGCTCGATACGACCCCGCTGATCACCGCCGTGGACCGATTTGCCGACCGGCTGCGTGCCGCTCCGCAGAGCAGGCTGCAGCGCGGAGCCGCCGCCGAAGGGCTGGCCACGGCCAGGGAATTGGCCGTACGGGCCCAGCGCATCGAGGCGCCGGACCGCGAGCCGCACATCCTGCCGGACGTCGGCGTGTTCGCGATCGGTGACCAACTCGCGGTCGTGGGGCGGGACTTGGCGGTGGCACTGGAAACGGCCCCGTCCGTGGAGCTGGACGAGGCCGTGCGATTCGTCGAGGAAGCGTCCGCCCGGGCATTCGCGTAGCGGTCTTCGGGCAGCGGCCGGCGAGAGCCGCTGCGGGGAATCCGGGCTTCCCGGAGGGTTCCTGGGGGCGCCAGGGGTTCCGGGAGTGCTTCCGGTTGGTCAGAAAGAAGCGATGACACGGTCGGCGAGAATGTAGACGTTCTCCTTGCCGCAGGAGAACGTCAGCGCGTACGCGCCGGAGACGCCGGAGCCGCCCAGCAGCACCGGGTGTTCACCGGCCAGCAGCGCCCGGCCGAGCTGTTCGGCCGTCTCGCGGTGGCCGGGAGTCATGCAGAGCGTGGTGCCGTCGGCGAAGACGTAGACGTCGAGGGTGCCGAGCGGGCCGGGGCGGACGTCGGCGAGCTCGGTACGGCGGTCGGCGAGTTCCTCCAGCCGGCCCACGGTGCGCTCGTGGTCGGTGACGACCGGGGTCTGCACCGGTACGAAGTCGGGGTGCGAGGGGTGGCGGCGGCGGGCCGCGGCCAGCTCGGGGGAGTCCTCGGGGAACTCCGCCGTCTCGGGCAGCTCGGTTATCTCCGCCAACTCGGCCAGTTCCGTCAGCTCTTCGAGCGCCTCGGTGGCGTCGAGGTCCATGGCCTCCAGGCCCGCGAAGTCGGCCTGGCGCGGCAGGAAGAACGGCGTGTCCTCGCCGATCCCGGAGAGACCGCCCAGCAGGGACGGGGCGTCGGCGGCGTCGCGTGCCTCCTGGGAGGCCCAGAATGCCCGGGCCTCGGCGAGCTCGCGCTCACGCTCCTCGGCGAGTGCTTCGGCCACAGCGGCGCGTATTTCGGCGGCGGGGGTAGCCGTGGCGCGGCTCTGCGGCGGCACCGACGCGGTACGGGCGTTGCCCGCGGCCAGCTCGATGCGCAGGGCCGTGACCTGCTTGCGCAGCCCGTGAGCAGCGTGCAGCGCAGCAGTGCCCACAGCCGTCGCAGCGGCGGTGGTCAGCAACAGGGCAAGAGGCATGATGCTCACTGACATACTCCCGGTTTCAATTGATCCCACGACTTCCTACATCAGCTTGGCCTGCACCCGTGCCCGTTGTCAGTGCATTACGTCACGAATTGGACAGTTCTTTGGGGCTCGTGTTTACCCCTGATGTGGGTGTGACCTGCAAAAACACCTCTCCCCCAGGAGATAGGTCACATCCTGGGGGAGATTCGGTCACGGTCGGAGCTCGGAACCAGCCATGTCGTGGGTGGGTGAGCCGCCGGGAGAGACTCACCCGGCGGCTCCGGAAGTGATCAGCTCAGCCGCTCGGGGCTTGTGGTCGCGTTCGCTTCGCTTCCGCTGCAGCTCAGCTCAGGCGCTCGATGACCATCGCCATGCCTTGGCCGCCGCCGACGCACATGGTCTCCAGGCCGAACTGCTTGTCGTGGAACTGCAGGCTGTTGATCAGCGTGCCGGTGATCCGGGCGCCGGTCATGCCGAAGGGGTGGCCGACGGCGATCGCGCCACCGTTGACGTTGACCTTCTCCAGCGGCAGGCCGAGGTCGCGGTAGGAGGGGATCACCTGGGCGGCGAACGCCTCGTTGATCTCGGCCAGGTCGATGTCGTCGACGGTGAGTCCGGCCCGCTTCAGGGCCTGCTTGCTGGCCTCCACCGGTCCGTACCCCATGATCTCGGGGGAGAGGCCGGAGACACCGGTCGAGACGATCCGGGCCAGCGGGGTCAGACCCAGCTCGCGCGCCTTCGTGTCGGACATGATCACGAGAGCGGCGGCGCCGTCGTTGAGCGGGCAGCAGTTGGCGGCGGTGACCAGTCCGTCGGGGCGGAAGACCGGCTTCAGACCCTGCACGCCCTCCAGCGTGACGCCCGCGCGCGGGCCGTCGTCCTGGGAGACGACCGTGCCGTCGGGGGTCGTGACCGGGGTGATCTCGCGCGCCCAGAAGCCGTTCTTGATGGCTTCCTCGGCGAGGTTCTGCGACCGTACGCCGAACTCGTCCATGTCCTGACGGGTGACGCCCTTGAGGCGGGCCAGGTTCTCGGCGGTCTGCCCCATCGCGATGTAGGCGTCCGGCACGAGGCCGTCCTCGCGCGGGTCGTGCCAGCTCGCACCGGTCTCCTCGGCGCGCGCGGCGGTGCGGGCCTCGGCCTCGGCGAAGAGCGGGTTGTGCGTGTCCGGAAGGCTGTCGGAGTTGCCCTTCACGAAGCGGGACACCATCTCGACACCGGCCGAGATGAAGACGTCCCCCTCGCCGGCCTTGATGGCGTGCAGCGCCATGCGGCTCGTCTGCAGGGAGGACGAGCAGTAGCGGGTGACCGTACAGCCGGGAAGGTGGTCCATCCCCATCTGTACGGCGATGATGCGGCCCAGGTTGTTGCCCTGCTCGCCACCGGGGAGGCCGCAGCCGAGCATCAGGTCGTCGATGTCCCTCGGGTCCAGCTCGGGGACCTTGGCCAACGCCGTCTGGATGATCGTGGCGGTCAGGTCGTCCGCCCGCAGGTCCTTCAGCGAACCCTTGAAGGCCCGGCCGATGGGAGAACGGGCAGCAGAGACGATCACGGCTTCAGGCATCACGCGGCTCCATGAGGGCTGGAAGGCTGGCTGTCCGGCAGGACTGACCGGCAGACCTGACGGGCAGGACTGCCTTGGAAGTTACCCGGCCGTATCGCTGAGGTCACCCGGCAGGCCATGTGATGCGGACCTCTTTTCTAAGCGACCGCTCAGTCGAGTGGACGGGGTCGGTGGACGGGGTCGAGTGCATGCGGATGTTCAGGCGTGCCGGGGCGCGGGATCCGTGCCCGCGTCCCCGCCCGCGCGCGGGTCCCCGTCCCGGTGCACGTCGGGGCGTCTGCCGTCCGGATGCTGGCCGTCCGGATGCTGGCCGTCCGGCAGCGGTACGTCGGGGTGCTGCCCGTCCGGATGGGGATGGGACCGCGC from Streptomyces sp. NBC_01707 includes the following:
- a CDS encoding DUF4287 domain-containing protein, which codes for MNHVFSEETHRNLLSRIPRCTGREISDWLRTVDEGPALRFDEKVSWLRSEHDLAYGHAKALIHEYDLRRAARKLL
- a CDS encoding acetyl-CoA C-acetyltransferase, which translates into the protein MPEAVIVSAARSPIGRAFKGSLKDLRADDLTATIIQTALAKVPELDPRDIDDLMLGCGLPGGEQGNNLGRIIAVQMGMDHLPGCTVTRYCSSSLQTSRMALHAIKAGEGDVFISAGVEMVSRFVKGNSDSLPDTHNPLFAEAEARTAARAEETGASWHDPREDGLVPDAYIAMGQTAENLARLKGVTRQDMDEFGVRSQNLAEEAIKNGFWAREITPVTTPDGTVVSQDDGPRAGVTLEGVQGLKPVFRPDGLVTAANCCPLNDGAAALVIMSDTKARELGLTPLARIVSTGVSGLSPEIMGYGPVEASKQALKRAGLTVDDIDLAEINEAFAAQVIPSYRDLGLPLEKVNVNGGAIAVGHPFGMTGARITGTLINSLQFHDKQFGLETMCVGGGQGMAMVIERLS